The following are encoded in a window of Dioscorea cayenensis subsp. rotundata cultivar TDr96_F1 unplaced genomic scaffold, TDr96_F1_v2_PseudoChromosome.rev07_lg8_w22 25.fasta BLBR01000037.1, whole genome shotgun sequence genomic DNA:
- the LOC120253313 gene encoding 1-aminocyclopropane-1-carboxylate oxidase homolog 6-like has product MSTTIYDRLSEIKDFDEAKAGVKGLVDAGITEVPRFFIHPTEKISTSPTTELQIPVIDMKDVNMRKKEIVEKVKEASETIGFFKVVNHGVPNKAMDEMLDAIKRFMEDDEEVKKKYYTRDYKRKVVYNCNFDLYNSPAANWRDSLFLNMAPDPPEKEEVPHAFREIVFEYSFHMKKLGEVLLELISEALGLKPDYLKEMECGKGIGIACHYYPPCPEPHLALGTSKHSDRGFLTILLHDKTIGGLQILYKNKWVDVPPSPGCLIINIADLLQLISNDKLKSVEHRVLASKEGPRLSVACFLVTQYSPSSMAYGPIMELLANGSAPIYREVVIDEFNKYYYSKGLDGKSALDHFKL; this is encoded by the exons ATGTCGACAACCATCTATGATCGATTAAGTGAGATCAAGGATTTTGATGAGGCGAAAGCCGGAGTCAAAGGCCTCGTCGATGCTGGCATCACTGAAGTTCCCCGGTTCTTCATTCATCCAACTGAAAAAATTTCCACTTCCCCTACAACTGAGTTGCAGATTCCAGTTATTGACATGAAAGATGttaatatgagaaaaaaagaaatagtcGAGAAGGTAAAAGAGGCTTCGGAGACAATTGGCTTTTTCAAAGTGGTTAACCATGGAGTGCCTAACAAGGCGATGGATGAGATGCTTGACGCAATAAAGAGGTTCATGGAGGATGATGAAGAGGTGAAGAAAAAATACTACACTAGAGATTACAAACGAAAGGTGGTCTACAATTGCAACTTCGATCTTTACAATTCCCCAGCAGCAAATTGGCGTGATAGTTTGTTTCTGAATATGGCTCCTGATCCTCCTGAAAAGGAAGAGGTACCGCATGCTTTCCG GGAAATAGTATTTGAGTATTCATTTCACATGAAAAAACTGGGAGAGGTGCTACTTGAGCTGATATCAGAGGCTCTTGGACTGAAGCCTGATTATTTGAAAGAGATGGAATGCGGAAAGGGAATTGGTATTGCTTGCCATTACTATCCACCCTGTCCAGAGCCCCACCTCGCACTTGGAACCAGTAAACACTCTGATCGGGGCTTCCTTACAATTCTTTTGCATGATAAAACAATTGGTGGCTTGCAAATACTTTATAAGAATAAATGGGTTGATGTTCCTCCCTCTCCTGGATGCCTGATCATCAACATAGCTGATCTCTTGCAG CTTATCTCAAATGACAAGTTGAAGAGTGTTGAGCATAGAGTGCTTGCAAGCAAGGAAGGTCCAAGACTTTCAGTAGCATGCTTCTTAGTTACTCAGTATAGCCCTTCCTCAATGGCTTATGGTCCTATCATGGAGTTACTTGCTAATGGAAGTGCACCTATCTACAGAGAAGTTGTCATAGATGAGTTCAACAAATACTACTATTCTAAAGGCCTTGACGGGAAGTCCGCACTCGATCATTTCAAGCTATAA